From a single Phocoena sinus isolate mPhoSin1 chromosome 1, mPhoSin1.pri, whole genome shotgun sequence genomic region:
- the TAGLN2 gene encoding transgelin-2 — translation MANRGPSYGLSREVQQKIEKQYDADLEQILIQWITTQCRKDVGQPQPGRENFQNWLKDGTVLCELINGLYPEGQAPVRKIQASTMAFKQMEQISQFLQAAERYGINTTDIFQTVDLWEGKNMACVQRTLMNLGGLAVAQNNGLFSGDPNWFPKKSKENPRNFSDDQLQEGKNVIGLQMGTNRGASQAGMTGYGMPRQIL, via the exons ATGGCCAACAGGGGACCTTCCTACGGCCTGAGCCGGGAGGTGCAGCAGAAGATTGAGAAACAATACGATGCAGACCTGGAGCAGATCCTGATCCAGTGGATCACCACCCAGTGCCGCAAGGATGTGGGCCAGCCCCAGCCTGGGCGCGAGAACTTCCAGAACTGGCTCAAGGATGGCACG GTGCTGTGTGAGCTCATTAATGGGCTGTACCCCGAGGGGCAGGCCCCAGTGAGGAAGATCCAGGCCTCCACCATGGCCTTCAAGCAGATGGAGCAGATCTCCCAGTTCCTGCAAGCAGCCGAGCGCTACGGCATCAACACCACTGACATCTTCCAGACTGTGGACCTCTGGGAAG gaAAGAACATGGCCTGTGTGCAGAGGACACTGATGAACCTGGGTGGGCTGGCGGTAGCCCAGAACAATGGGCTCTTCTCTGGAGATCCCAACTGGTTTCCCAA GAAATCCAAGGAGAACCCTCGGAACTTCTCAGACGACCAGCTGCAGGAGGGCAAGAATGTGATTGGGTTACAGATGGGGACCAATCGCGGGGCGTCCCAGGCAGGCATGACTGGCTACGGAATGCCGCGCCAGATCCTCTGA